In a single window of the Natronosalvus caseinilyticus genome:
- a CDS encoding ZIP family metal transporter, whose translation MSLLENLTLVFVAGFVTALATGLGALPFFFFDDISDRHNVVLWGLASGIMVSASVFGLIEEGLAEGTALEIAVGMAVGVVLVVIAHDVLLDADLDPREYEEADFKKLVLILGILTVHSFPEGIAVGVSFADLGLEGGFGFLGFTVPLLAVFMTIAISIHNIPEGTAISIPLKSMGVSRWKMVWWAIFSSLPQPIGAVIAFAFVQVARDFLPFGFGFAAGAMIYLVVSEFIPEALDIGSALPRGGKPELAGGIVAGVLVMVPLAFI comes from the coding sequence ATGAGTCTCCTCGAGAATTTGACGCTGGTGTTCGTCGCCGGATTCGTGACTGCCCTCGCGACCGGGCTCGGGGCACTCCCGTTTTTCTTCTTCGACGACATTAGCGACCGGCACAACGTCGTCCTCTGGGGGCTCGCATCCGGGATCATGGTCTCGGCGTCGGTGTTCGGCCTCATCGAGGAGGGGCTGGCCGAGGGGACCGCCCTCGAGATCGCGGTCGGAATGGCGGTCGGCGTCGTCCTCGTCGTCATCGCTCACGACGTGCTCCTCGACGCGGATCTCGACCCTCGAGAGTACGAGGAGGCCGACTTCAAAAAGCTCGTGCTCATCCTCGGCATCTTGACGGTACACAGCTTTCCAGAGGGAATCGCCGTCGGCGTCTCCTTTGCCGATCTGGGACTCGAGGGTGGGTTCGGATTCCTCGGATTCACCGTTCCGCTGCTGGCGGTGTTCATGACGATCGCTATCTCCATCCACAACATCCCAGAGGGAACGGCGATTTCGATCCCGCTGAAGTCGATGGGTGTCAGCCGCTGGAAGATGGTCTGGTGGGCCATCTTCTCGAGTCTCCCCCAGCCAATTGGAGCCGTCATCGCCTTCGCGTTCGTCCAGGTGGCCCGCGACTTCCTCCCGTTCGGATTTGGGTTCGCCGCGGGAGCGATGATCTACCTCGTCGTGAGCGAATTCATCCCCGAAGCGCTCGACATCGGTTCGGCGTTGCCACGCGGCGGAAAACCGGAGCTCGCTGGTGGGATCGTCGCGGGGGTTCTGGTGATGGTGCCGCTGGCGTTCATCTAG
- a CDS encoding DUF6691 family protein: MSASGPERHPLFMPLILVGGLIFGFGLAYSHMARPEVVLDFLQFDDFGLLFVMFGAAIISGIAFWITPRLRERAPLTGDTYGRRLKSFDRNVLIGGAIFGVGWGLSGICPGAAYASLGIGNVTILWAIGGMFAGAYLQGV; the protein is encoded by the coding sequence ATGAGCGCGAGTGGGCCCGAACGGCACCCGCTGTTCATGCCGTTGATTCTCGTCGGCGGCCTGATCTTCGGGTTCGGCCTCGCCTACAGTCACATGGCCCGGCCGGAAGTCGTGCTGGATTTCCTCCAGTTCGACGACTTCGGCCTGCTGTTCGTGATGTTCGGCGCGGCGATCATCTCGGGCATCGCGTTCTGGATCACGCCGCGCCTTCGCGAACGGGCGCCGCTGACCGGCGACACCTACGGCCGTCGCCTGAAGTCGTTCGACCGGAACGTCCTGATCGGCGGCGCCATCTTCGGCGTCGGCTGGGGCCTCTCCGGGATCTGTCCCGGCGCGGCCTACGCCAGCCTCGGGATCGGAAACGTCACGATCCTGTGGGCGATCGGCGGGATGTTCGCCGGCGCCTACCTCCAGGGTGTCTAG
- a CDS encoding HalOD1 output domain-containing protein codes for MSMAPDDAPDSWATDPSLRVIETVAEADGIDPEACKPPLNDVVDPSALDQIFLETGPAAPFRQVSFEYRGYDVTVHSDGRVTLE; via the coding sequence ATGAGCATGGCACCAGACGATGCACCCGATTCGTGGGCGACGGATCCGAGTTTGCGCGTCATCGAAACCGTCGCCGAGGCCGACGGAATCGATCCAGAAGCCTGTAAACCACCGCTCAACGACGTCGTCGACCCGTCCGCTCTCGACCAGATCTTCCTGGAGACGGGACCAGCGGCACCGTTCAGGCAAGTGAGTTTCGAGTACCGTGGCTACGACGTCACCGTCCACTCCGACGGTCGTGTCACGCTCGAGTGA
- a CDS encoding hemolysin family protein produces the protein MNSLEIGLRLLAGAGLILVNAYFVATEFALTRVRQYPESEFDTPGLRRAWEMTEDLEFYLTTCQIWISGTSIALGIVAEPGLAAIFEPVFQNSFLASVGAGSLLAFFIINMIHLTHGEQTPTYLGVERSKQVARYGSGPLYWFAWVISPLIAVGDWTAKATLRLFGVEMTGAWLEAETERIETRAELHRELGSVLEQGELSRERREEVFNALAVDELRVSDVMTDRGDIVFLSTDVSVAENLERMGSSPHTRFPLVEGDLERYVGIVYVPTVVDRIDALRSGDTSFEDISTPPMSLAPDTPVSEAIDELQAENQELGLVQTAVGADGESVDAGAFAGDERASRESDAVGGGNGSETDQQIIGLMTATDALEAIVGAFEDPLETEEFQAGDPDSSRRRE, from the coding sequence GTGAACAGTCTCGAGATCGGTCTCAGGTTGCTCGCCGGGGCTGGATTGATTCTGGTGAACGCCTACTTCGTCGCCACCGAGTTCGCGCTCACTCGCGTCAGGCAGTATCCGGAGTCGGAGTTCGACACACCGGGACTTCGACGGGCGTGGGAGATGACCGAGGACCTCGAGTTCTACCTGACAACCTGTCAAATCTGGATTTCGGGGACCAGCATCGCGCTCGGTATCGTCGCCGAACCGGGGCTGGCGGCCATCTTCGAACCCGTCTTCCAGAACTCGTTTCTCGCGTCCGTCGGCGCCGGTTCCCTGCTGGCGTTCTTCATCATCAACATGATCCACCTCACCCACGGCGAGCAGACGCCGACCTACCTCGGCGTCGAACGCTCGAAACAGGTCGCACGATACGGTTCCGGGCCACTGTACTGGTTCGCGTGGGTGATCTCCCCGCTGATCGCCGTCGGCGACTGGACGGCGAAGGCAACGCTCAGGCTCTTCGGCGTCGAGATGACCGGCGCCTGGCTCGAGGCCGAAACTGAGCGGATCGAGACGCGCGCCGAACTCCACCGCGAACTCGGCTCCGTCCTCGAGCAGGGCGAACTGTCCAGGGAACGACGAGAGGAGGTCTTCAACGCCCTCGCCGTCGACGAACTGCGGGTGAGCGACGTCATGACCGACCGAGGGGACATCGTCTTCCTCTCGACTGACGTCTCGGTCGCCGAGAACCTCGAGCGGATGGGATCGAGCCCACACACGCGATTCCCACTGGTCGAAGGGGACCTCGAGCGATACGTCGGGATCGTCTACGTGCCGACGGTCGTCGATCGGATCGATGCGCTTCGGTCGGGCGACACCTCGTTCGAGGATATCTCGACGCCGCCGATGTCGCTGGCGCCCGACACGCCGGTTAGCGAGGCGATCGACGAGTTGCAGGCCGAAAACCAGGAACTGGGCCTCGTTCAGACGGCCGTCGGGGCCGATGGCGAGTCGGTCGATGCCGGCGCATTCGCGGGTGACGAACGTGCGTCTCGAGAGAGCGACGCCGTCGGCGGCGGGAACGGTTCCGAGACGGACCAGCAGATCATCGGCCTGATGACCGCGACCGACGCCCTCGAGGCAATCGTCGGGGCGTTCGAAGATCCGCTCGAGACGGAGGAGTTCCAGGCCGGCGATCCAGATTCTTCGCGTAGACGCGAATAG
- a CDS encoding MBL fold metallo-hydrolase, producing the protein MSEMDFPTPDVAVDSITPVELKASIDDGESVTILDARMQSDYDKWRIEGDTVETINVPYFEFLDDEIDDDVLAQIPDDREVTVLCAKGGASEFVAGALEERGYDVNHLEDGMNGWARIYEAREVTNYDGAGTLLQYQRPSSGCLGYLLYDGDDAAVIDPLRAFTDRYLEDADDLGVNLTYAFDTHVHADHISGLRSLAEEGVVSVLPAPAADRGVTYTDDVTLAEDGDEFAVGDATIEAVYTPGHTSGMTSYLIDDGLLATGDGLFVESVARPDLEEGDDGAEDAARTLYESLQERVLTLPEDTLVGGAHFSDAAVPAEDGTYTAPIGDLVDRMDALTMDEDEFVDLILADMPPRPANYEDIIATNLGQQTAENDEAFELELGPNNCAASQDSLADD; encoded by the coding sequence ATGAGCGAAATGGACTTTCCAACGCCCGACGTTGCAGTCGATTCGATCACACCTGTGGAGTTGAAAGCCAGCATCGACGATGGAGAATCAGTCACAATCCTCGACGCCCGTATGCAGTCGGATTACGACAAGTGGCGCATCGAGGGTGACACCGTCGAGACGATCAACGTCCCGTACTTCGAATTTCTGGACGACGAAATCGACGACGACGTGCTTGCACAGATTCCGGACGACCGCGAAGTCACCGTCCTCTGTGCGAAAGGCGGCGCCAGCGAGTTCGTCGCCGGGGCGCTCGAGGAGCGCGGCTACGACGTCAACCACCTCGAGGACGGGATGAACGGGTGGGCGCGCATCTACGAGGCCCGCGAAGTCACGAACTACGACGGCGCCGGCACCCTGCTCCAGTACCAGCGTCCCTCCTCGGGCTGCCTGGGCTACCTGCTCTACGACGGCGACGACGCCGCCGTGATCGACCCGCTGCGTGCCTTCACTGACCGCTACCTCGAGGACGCCGACGACCTCGGTGTCAACCTGACGTACGCGTTCGACACGCACGTACACGCGGACCACATCTCGGGACTTCGATCGCTCGCCGAGGAGGGCGTCGTGAGCGTTCTCCCCGCGCCCGCGGCCGACCGCGGGGTCACCTACACCGACGACGTGACGCTGGCCGAGGACGGGGACGAATTTGCGGTTGGCGACGCCACGATCGAGGCAGTCTACACGCCCGGACACACCTCAGGGATGACCTCCTACCTGATCGACGACGGCCTGCTCGCGACCGGAGACGGCCTGTTCGTCGAGAGCGTTGCCCGGCCGGACCTCGAAGAGGGCGACGACGGCGCGGAAGACGCCGCGCGCACGCTGTACGAATCGTTGCAAGAGCGAGTGCTGACCCTGCCCGAGGACACGCTCGTCGGCGGGGCTCACTTCAGCGACGCGGCCGTCCCCGCCGAGGACGGGACGTACACGGCGCCGATCGGCGACCTCGTCGACCGCATGGACGCCCTCACGATGGACGAAGACGAGTTCGTCGATCTGATCCTCGCGGACATGCCGCCCCGTCCGGCCAACTACGAGGACATCATCGCGACGAACCTGGGACAGCAGACCGCCGAGAACGACGAGGCGTTCGAACTCGAGCTCGGCCCGAACAACTGCGCCGCCAGCCAGGATTCCCTGGCTGACGACTGA
- a CDS encoding DsrE/DsrF/DrsH-like family protein produces MSTDNATPSIDGSEFDAADVEALLERVEELEDTVADLDDDQKKMTIVATQGSFDMAYPPLILASTAAAFGWDVVVFHTFWGLDILHEEKSQNLKLSAVGNPNMPMPNALAALPGMDSMATKMMQKKIDENGTATIEELIDLSLESGVDLQACQMTIELMDYDEDDFYDGVTTGVGAATALQHMAESDIQLLV; encoded by the coding sequence ATGAGCACCGACAACGCAACCCCATCGATCGACGGTAGCGAGTTCGACGCCGCCGACGTGGAGGCCCTGCTCGAGCGCGTCGAGGAACTCGAGGACACCGTCGCCGACCTGGACGACGACCAGAAGAAGATGACGATCGTCGCGACGCAGGGCAGTTTCGACATGGCGTACCCGCCACTGATCCTCGCGAGCACGGCAGCCGCCTTCGGCTGGGACGTCGTCGTCTTCCACACGTTCTGGGGGCTCGACATTCTCCACGAGGAGAAGTCCCAGAACCTCAAGCTGAGCGCCGTCGGTAACCCGAACATGCCGATGCCGAACGCGCTGGCCGCGCTCCCCGGAATGGACTCGATGGCGACGAAGATGATGCAGAAGAAAATCGACGAGAACGGCACGGCTACCATCGAGGAGCTTATCGACCTTTCCCTCGAGAGTGGAGTCGACCTCCAGGCCTGCCAGATGACCATCGAGCTGATGGACTACGACGAGGACGACTTCTACGACGGCGTGACGACCGGCGTCGGGGCCGCGACGGCGCTCCAGCACATGGCTGAGTCGGACATCCAGCTCCTGGTCTAA
- a CDS encoding YeeE/YedE family protein, translated as MHLPLQLTPPADLFPNGISRYAAGGLLVGLGAVAIYLGTGIAAGASTFLESTLSYVSDQSRFQQYRASRDWRVVFTLGIVLGAAVYAVVWQGGAWTTDVQPWRLLVGGVFVGIGTRVGKGCTSGHGVCGVGSASKTSIVGVVTFLAVAIVTAQLVSALGVSP; from the coding sequence CTGCACCTGCCACTGCAACTGACGCCACCCGCCGACCTCTTCCCGAACGGCATTTCGCGGTACGCCGCCGGGGGCTTACTCGTCGGTCTCGGCGCGGTCGCAATCTACCTCGGGACGGGCATCGCCGCCGGTGCGAGCACGTTCCTCGAGTCGACGCTGTCGTACGTCTCGGACCAGTCCCGGTTCCAGCAGTATCGGGCGTCTCGAGACTGGCGCGTCGTCTTCACCCTCGGGATCGTTCTGGGGGCGGCGGTCTACGCCGTCGTCTGGCAGGGCGGCGCCTGGACGACCGACGTCCAGCCGTGGCGACTCCTGGTCGGCGGCGTGTTCGTCGGTATCGGCACGCGCGTCGGGAAGGGCTGTACGTCGGGTCACGGCGTTTGCGGCGTCGGCTCGGCCTCGAAGACCTCGATCGTCGGCGTCGTGACGTTCCTGGCGGTGGCGATCGTGACCGCACAGCTGGTCTCTGCACTGGGGGTGAGCCCATGA
- the tbsP gene encoding transcriptional regulator TbsP — MASNLLNHQIDDILESVLGETTGDVYMINPSWDAIDEFVTVATAFDGDLPTVHMLADDRTLKDVMDDFIVASNAADLIADGALELRTLEQAPENSLLITEDSVVAVVHAGDRVGGLVTEDEEFVEAAFDTYAGRWEEANDFNLRTPPITRVRETLTDEISPEAEEDFTAILNSLETARGDGEGLDEVTISLLVAARNEALLYDISKWGEDVGIASKATFSRTKTKLEDMGLIDTEKVPIDVGRPRLRLKIGDERLDEADNGQLATVAQSILN, encoded by the coding sequence ATGGCATCGAATTTACTCAACCACCAGATTGACGATATCCTCGAGTCCGTTCTCGGGGAGACGACAGGCGACGTATACATGATCAACCCGTCCTGGGACGCCATCGACGAGTTCGTCACCGTCGCGACGGCCTTCGACGGCGATCTCCCGACCGTCCACATGCTCGCGGACGACCGCACGCTCAAGGACGTCATGGACGACTTCATCGTCGCCTCGAACGCCGCCGACCTCATCGCCGACGGTGCCCTCGAGCTGCGAACCCTCGAGCAGGCCCCCGAAAACTCCCTGCTCATTACCGAAGACAGCGTCGTCGCCGTCGTCCACGCGGGCGACCGCGTTGGCGGCCTCGTCACCGAGGACGAGGAGTTCGTCGAGGCCGCGTTCGACACCTACGCCGGCCGCTGGGAGGAAGCCAACGACTTCAACCTCCGGACGCCGCCGATCACGCGCGTCCGCGAGACGCTCACCGACGAGATCAGCCCCGAGGCCGAGGAGGACTTCACGGCGATCCTCAACTCGCTCGAGACCGCCCGCGGTGACGGTGAGGGCCTCGACGAGGTCACCATCTCGCTGCTCGTCGCTGCCAGGAACGAGGCCCTGCTCTACGACATCAGCAAGTGGGGCGAGGACGTCGGCATCGCCAGCAAGGCGACGTTCAGCCGAACGAAGACCAAGCTCGAGGATATGGGCCTGATCGACACCGAGAAGGTCCCAATCGACGTCGGTCGTCCACGCCTGCGCCTCAAGATCGGCGACGAGCGCCTCGACGAGGCCGACAACGGCCAGCTGGCGACGGTCGCTCAGAGTATTCTGAACTAG
- a CDS encoding ABC transporter permease subunit: MSWMHVASKDFADAGRSMMLWALTVVLVLLVAGVSAIPYLLAEEMTPTFEAALYFLFTPIGLLIPIIGLVVGYQAIVSERESGSIRFLLGLPNTRRDVILGKVIGRVGVVAVPTLIGFLVGAVVIGALYDGFIVSDYLGLLVFSLVMGLVYVSVAVGISASVSSRAKALAGVLVFFVIFDFLWEFILMGTYWALEGSLPGFDGLPAWYLFVLRLSPGQALGAIALTLIEIAGAEDLDLTAAGRVAGEVPFYLENWFAWIIVVLWIVVPVSLGYLRFKNAILS, from the coding sequence ATGAGCTGGATGCACGTCGCCAGCAAGGACTTCGCCGACGCCGGTCGATCGATGATGTTGTGGGCGCTCACCGTCGTGTTAGTCCTGCTCGTCGCCGGCGTGTCGGCGATCCCGTACCTGCTTGCTGAAGAGATGACGCCGACGTTCGAAGCGGCGCTTTACTTCCTCTTTACGCCGATCGGCTTGCTCATACCGATCATCGGATTAGTCGTCGGCTACCAGGCGATCGTGAGCGAACGCGAATCGGGGAGCATTCGCTTCCTCCTTGGTCTCCCAAATACCCGTCGCGACGTGATTCTCGGGAAGGTTATCGGGCGCGTCGGCGTCGTCGCCGTTCCGACCCTGATCGGCTTTCTCGTCGGTGCGGTCGTGATCGGCGCGCTGTACGACGGTTTCATCGTTTCAGATTACCTCGGCCTCCTGGTCTTCTCGCTGGTTATGGGTCTCGTCTACGTGTCGGTGGCCGTGGGTATTTCGGCAAGCGTCAGTTCTCGAGCGAAAGCACTCGCGGGTGTGCTGGTGTTCTTCGTCATCTTCGACTTCCTCTGGGAGTTCATCCTGATGGGCACGTACTGGGCCCTCGAAGGGAGCTTACCGGGATTCGATGGACTCCCTGCCTGGTACCTCTTCGTTCTTCGACTGAGCCCAGGGCAGGCACTGGGTGCGATAGCGCTGACCCTCATCGAGATCGCGGGAGCGGAGGATCTCGACCTCACCGCTGCTGGTCGCGTCGCGGGCGAAGTCCCGTTCTACCTCGAAAACTGGTTCGCGTGGATCATCGTGGTCCTCTGGATCGTCGTCCCGGTCAGCCTCGGGTATCTCCGCTTCAAAAACGCGATCCTGAGCTGA
- a CDS encoding ABC transporter ATP-binding protein, whose translation MVAIQINSLTRRFGDVTAVDGLDLEVRRGEVYGFLGPNGAGKSTTINMLLGFTPPTSGTATVLGHDIVDESLAIRQATGVLPEDFGMYDRLTARKHVQFAIDTKGASDDPDVLLERVGLEDAADRKAGGFSTGMKQRVALAMALVGEPDLLILDEPSSGLDPNGAREMRQIILDEVDRGATVFFSSHIMEQVEAICDRVGIMRDGQLVAEDTIDTLKDQFDAESRLVLTVDSVPDGILSPLRSMASVSDAQVSGTDIVVSLRDSDQKAAIINAVEERGVKITDITSKEPSLEELFAVLTTSDSGRLEDDNANSAEVNA comes from the coding sequence ATGGTCGCAATTCAAATAAATTCGCTCACACGACGGTTCGGCGACGTCACGGCCGTGGACGGGCTCGACCTCGAGGTCAGGCGGGGTGAAGTGTACGGGTTCCTCGGTCCGAACGGCGCCGGGAAGTCGACGACGATCAACATGCTCCTCGGGTTCACCCCGCCGACGTCCGGAACCGCGACGGTTCTCGGTCACGACATCGTGGACGAATCGCTCGCCATCCGACAGGCGACTGGGGTCCTCCCGGAAGACTTCGGCATGTACGACCGGTTGACCGCGCGAAAGCACGTCCAGTTCGCGATCGACACGAAAGGCGCGAGTGACGACCCCGACGTACTACTCGAGCGAGTCGGACTCGAGGACGCCGCTGACCGGAAGGCAGGTGGCTTTTCGACCGGGATGAAACAGCGCGTCGCGCTCGCGATGGCGCTCGTCGGTGAGCCCGACCTCCTCATCCTCGACGAACCCTCGTCGGGACTCGACCCGAACGGCGCCCGCGAGATGCGCCAGATCATCCTCGACGAGGTCGACCGCGGGGCGACGGTGTTCTTCTCGAGTCACATCATGGAGCAAGTCGAGGCGATCTGCGATCGGGTTGGGATCATGCGCGACGGCCAGCTCGTCGCCGAAGACACGATTGACACGCTAAAGGATCAGTTCGACGCCGAATCACGCCTCGTCCTCACCGTCGATTCGGTGCCGGACGGGATCCTCTCGCCCCTCCGATCCATGGCGAGCGTCTCGGACGCACAGGTCTCGGGAACCGACATCGTCGTCAGCCTGCGGGACTCGGACCAGAAGGCGGCCATCATCAACGCCGTCGAGGAACGAGGCGTGAAGATCACCGACATCACCTCGAAGGAACCGTCGCTCGAGGAACTGTTTGCCGTGCTCACGACCTCGGATTCCGGCCGACTCGAGGACGACAACGCCAATTCGGCGGAGGTCAACGCATGA
- a CDS encoding sulfurtransferase TusA family protein, with the protein MSSEYTVTETLDVKGQSCPIPIVKTKQAIDDLDDGDVLEVVATDSGSMSDIRGWAEGIDGVELLDQVESDDLYTHYVKKTE; encoded by the coding sequence ATGAGTTCAGAATACACCGTTACGGAGACGCTCGACGTGAAAGGACAGTCTTGCCCAATACCCATCGTGAAGACCAAGCAGGCCATCGACGACCTCGACGACGGCGACGTTCTCGAGGTCGTGGCGACCGACTCGGGTAGCATGAGCGACATTCGGGGCTGGGCCGAGGGAATCGACGGCGTCGAACTCCTCGACCAGGTCGAATCGGACGACCTCTACACGCACTACGTGAAGAAAACCGAGTAA
- a CDS encoding DsrE family protein, with protein sequence MSDTVDENERAHARTDVADRIGIVLETADPERAWNAFRFGITALEDGHDVSVFLLGEGVEAETISGGQFDVRERMEAFADAGGDLLACGTCLEIRNSEGSDVCPVSTMSDLLEMVTDADRVLTIG encoded by the coding sequence ATGTCAGATACGGTGGACGAGAACGAACGAGCACACGCACGAACCGACGTGGCCGATCGAATCGGCATCGTCCTCGAGACCGCCGACCCCGAACGGGCGTGGAACGCGTTTCGGTTCGGCATCACCGCTCTCGAGGACGGTCACGACGTCTCCGTGTTCCTCCTCGGCGAAGGCGTCGAGGCCGAAACGATCTCCGGAGGGCAGTTCGACGTCCGCGAGCGAATGGAGGCGTTCGCCGACGCCGGTGGCGACCTCCTCGCCTGCGGAACCTGCCTCGAGATCCGAAACAGCGAGGGCAGCGACGTGTGTCCAGTTTCGACGATGAGCGACTTACTCGAGATGGTGACCGACGCCGACCGCGTGCTGACGATTGGGTAG
- the glyA gene encoding serine hydroxymethyltransferase, which produces MDHDHVRGVDPAVADALEGEIERQQDTLSMIASENHVSRAVLDAQGSALTNKYAEGYPGARYYGGCRYADEVEQLAIDRATELFGAEHVNVQPHSGTQANQAVYFAMLEPGDKILSLDLTHGGHLSHGHPANFTGQLYEVEQYEVDPETGYLDYDGLADHAAEFEPDVIVSGYSAYPREVEWERIQDVAEEVDALHLADIAHITGLVAAGVHSSPVGVADFVTGSTHKTIRSGRGGIVMTSEEYADDVDSAVFPGGQGGPLMHNIAGKAVGFGEALEPEFETYAERTVANAKALGETLTDHGFSLVSGGTDNHLVLVDLRESHPDTTGGDAEEALEDAGIVLNANTVPGETRSAFNPSGIRAGTPALTTRGFDEDDLRTVGDLIARVIDSPEDKDVIADVSESVDELCAANPLYE; this is translated from the coding sequence ATGGACCACGACCACGTCCGGGGGGTCGACCCCGCCGTCGCCGACGCGCTCGAAGGTGAGATCGAACGACAGCAGGACACGCTGTCGATGATCGCCAGCGAGAACCACGTCAGCCGCGCCGTTCTCGACGCCCAGGGGAGCGCGCTCACGAACAAGTACGCCGAGGGCTACCCCGGCGCGCGCTACTACGGCGGCTGTCGGTACGCCGACGAGGTCGAACAGCTCGCCATCGACCGCGCGACGGAACTCTTCGGCGCCGAGCACGTCAACGTCCAGCCCCACTCCGGCACCCAGGCCAACCAGGCCGTCTACTTCGCGATGCTCGAGCCCGGCGACAAGATCCTCTCGCTCGACCTGACCCACGGCGGCCACCTCAGTCACGGTCACCCGGCGAACTTCACCGGCCAGCTCTACGAGGTCGAGCAGTACGAGGTCGATCCCGAAACGGGGTACCTCGATTACGACGGCCTCGCCGACCACGCCGCCGAGTTCGAACCGGACGTCATCGTCTCGGGGTACTCCGCGTATCCGCGCGAGGTCGAGTGGGAACGCATCCAGGACGTCGCCGAGGAGGTCGACGCGCTCCACCTCGCCGACATCGCCCACATCACGGGTCTCGTGGCCGCGGGCGTCCACTCCTCGCCCGTGGGCGTCGCAGACTTCGTGACCGGCTCGACCCACAAGACGATTCGTTCCGGACGTGGCGGCATCGTCATGACGAGCGAGGAGTACGCCGACGACGTCGATTCCGCCGTGTTCCCCGGCGGTCAGGGCGGCCCGCTCATGCACAACATCGCCGGCAAGGCCGTCGGCTTCGGCGAGGCGCTCGAGCCCGAGTTCGAGACCTACGCCGAACGGACGGTCGCCAACGCGAAGGCCCTCGGCGAGACGCTCACCGACCACGGGTTTTCGCTCGTTTCGGGCGGCACGGACAACCACCTCGTGCTCGTGGACCTCCGGGAGTCTCACCCCGATACGACCGGCGGTGACGCCGAAGAGGCGCTCGAGGACGCCGGCATCGTCCTCAACGCGAACACCGTCCCCGGCGAGACGCGCTCGGCGTTCAACCCGAGCGGCATTCGGGCCGGGACCCCGGCGCTGACGACCCGTGGCTTCGACGAGGACGACCTGCGGACCGTCGGCGACCTCATCGCGCGCGTGATCGATTCGCCCGAGGACAAGGACGTGATCGCCGACGTGAGCGAGTCGGTCGACGAGCTGTGTGCGGCGAATCCGCTCTACGAGTGA
- a CDS encoding YbjQ family protein, translating to MSDITITTTDGLEGREVTEYLGVVSGEAVIGANVISDIAAEIRDVVGGRSGSYEKKIEAGRREAITDVRAGAAELGADAIVGASFDYEEMGEGMLWVNLSGTAVETRRR from the coding sequence ATGTCTGACATCACCATCACGACGACGGACGGACTCGAGGGACGGGAAGTAACGGAGTACCTGGGCGTGGTCTCCGGGGAAGCCGTCATCGGCGCGAACGTCATCAGCGACATCGCGGCGGAAATCCGCGACGTTGTCGGCGGACGGAGCGGTTCCTACGAGAAGAAGATCGAAGCGGGACGCCGGGAGGCGATCACGGACGTGCGAGCGGGCGCAGCGGAACTCGGTGCGGACGCCATCGTCGGCGCATCCTTCGATTACGAGGAGATGGGCGAGGGAATGCTCTGGGTCAACCTCTCTGGTACCGCAGTCGAGACCCGACGGCGGTAG